The following nucleotide sequence is from Microbulbifer sp. A4B17.
GGATTGTGACGTTGTATTCTTTGCTACACCCCACGGTGTTGCCCAGGCCCAAGTGCCAGCGCTTATTGAGCGTGGGGTTCGCGTGATCGACTTATCTGCTGATTTTCGCCTAAAAGATATTCCCTCTTGGGAGCAGTGGTACGGTCAGGCCCATGCAGCCCCTGAACTGGCTCAAAGCGCTGTGTATGGATTGCCAGAAGTGAATCGGGAACAGATTGCCGATGCGCAGCTGATAGCCTGCCCGGGCTGTTATCCCACTGCGATTCAGTTGGGTTGGATACCGCTTTTGGAAAAGGGTTTGGTAGAGCCTGGTGAGCTTATCGCCAGCGCGGCCAGTGGTATCAGTGGCGCTGGGCGACAGGGTAAGACCGACTTGATTATGGCCGAGAATAGCGACAACTTCCGCGCGTATTCTGCCTCAGGGCACCGTCATTTACCCGAGATCGAACAGGGACTTCGTCGAGTCCAGGCCGGTGATTCCAGAACGGTACAGGTGACATTTGTGCCTCATTTACTGCCAATGATCCGCGGTATCCACGCGACTTTATTCGCTCGATCAGCTGGCAAAGTTGATGCGGGCGAACTTCAGCAGATCTTTGAAAACCGCTATAAAAATGAGCCTTTCGTTGATGTGATGCCGACTGGGAGTCACCCTCAGACCCGCACGGTTAGGGGGACCAATATGTGCCGCATCTCGGTGTTGCAACCACAGGAGCGGGATACTGTGCTGGTCTTGTCGGTTATTGATAACCTCGCCAAGGGAGCATCGGCCCAGGCAATCCAGAATATGAATATTATGTTTGGCTTAACTGAGACGTTGGGCCTGGATAGCCCGGCACTGCTGCCTTAGAATCGGGTGTTTCCCGACAATCGATAAATCCCGGATAAGACTTAGCAGATTTCATGGTGCTCAAAGTTAAAGGCAGCAAGCAGTACCGCATGAAAGTGGTGCCCCATAAACCCTTCTCAGGCGTCATCGCCGTAGTGGGGGTCGTT
It contains:
- the argC gene encoding N-acetyl-gamma-glutamyl-phosphate reductase, translating into MIKVAIVGGTGYTGVELLRLLSTHPQAEVTAITSRSLNGTPVAELFPSLRGHSQLSFCSPDIEQLADCDVVFFATPHGVAQAQVPALIERGVRVIDLSADFRLKDIPSWEQWYGQAHAAPELAQSAVYGLPEVNREQIADAQLIACPGCYPTAIQLGWIPLLEKGLVEPGELIASAASGISGAGRQGKTDLIMAENSDNFRAYSASGHRHLPEIEQGLRRVQAGDSRTVQVTFVPHLLPMIRGIHATLFARSAGKVDAGELQQIFENRYKNEPFVDVMPTGSHPQTRTVRGTNMCRISVLQPQERDTVLVLSVIDNLAKGASAQAIQNMNIMFGLTETLGLDSPALLP